The following nucleotide sequence is from bacterium.
GTTCCGGCTCCTTTCGGAGGCCACCCAGGAGGGGGTGGTGCTGATGGACCATGGACTGATCCATGGTGCCAATTCGACCTTTTGCCGGATGTTCGGTTACGGGTTGGCCGAGGTCATCGGCCGTCCTCCGACCGATTTCGTGGTCCCGGAGGCGCGGGAGGCGGTCCAGGAGAACATTTCGTCCCATTACGAGGGGACCTACCCGGTCCGGGGCCTCAAGAAGGACGGGACGGTCCTCGATATCGAGGTCACGGGCCGGACGGTGCGGCTGGACGGGGGGACGGCCCGGGTCACGGCCATCCGGGACGTGACCGAGCGCAACCGCCAGGAGGAGGAGATCCGCAAATTGGCCCTGTTGGTGGAGACCAGTTCGGATTTCATCTGCCTGACCTCCGTGGACGGCCACATGACCTATTTGAACAGGGCGGGCCGGGACTTGACGGGCCTATCCCGGGACGAGGACATCGGACAAAAACTCCATGAGGATTTCATCGCGCCGGGGGACGTGCCCCGGTTGCGCTCGGAGGTCCTGGCCACCCTGATGGAAAAAGGGAGCTGGGCCGGCGAGTTCGAGCTGCGGCACTTCAAGACCGGGGAGCCCCTGCCCATGCACTTCACCGCGGCCCTCATCCGCGACCCGGCCAGCGGGGAGCCTAAGGCCCTGGCGGGCATCGGCCGGGACACAAGGGAGATGAAGAAGAAGGACGAGGAGATCCGCAGGACGGCCCTCTTCATGGAGAACGTCCAGGATTATGTCATCTACTTCCTCGATCCCGCCGGGAAGATCATCAGCTGGAACGAAGGGGCCCAACGCGTCAAGGGATACGAAGCCCGGGAGGCGATCGGGCGGGATTTTTCCATTTTTTATACGCCCGAGGACATCCAGGCCGGGAAGCCGGGCGCCTGCCTGGAGCAGGCCGTCCGGCGGGGACGGGTGGAAGAGGAAGGGTGGCGGGTCCGCAAGGACGGCACCCGGTTCTGGGCCGATACCATCCTGACCGCGTTGCGGGACGAAAAGGGGGCCTTGAAGGGTTTCGCCAAGATCACCCGGGACGTCACTTCCCGGAAACGAATGGAGGAACTGGCCCGGTCGAACAAAGAACTGGAACAGTTCGCCTACGTGGCCTCCCATGACCTGCAGGAACCCTTGCGCATGATCGCCAGCTTCGTCCAGCTCCTGGCCCATCAATACAAGGGCAAGCTGGACGCCGAGGCTGACGAATATATCGGCCATACCGTGGACGGGGTGAAACGGATGCAGGCCCTCATCAAGGACCTTTTGGCCTATTCGCGCCTGGGGACCACCCAACCCTTCACCCGGGTGGACTGCGGCAAGGCCCTGGAGGAGGCCCTCCGGAACCTGGATCCGTCCTTGCGGGAGCACCACGTCGAGGTGGAACGGGACCCCTTGCCGGAGGTCCTGGGGGACAACAACCAGATCGTCCAGGTCTTCCAGAACCTCATCGGGAACGCGGTGAAGTTCAGGAGCCAACGATCGCCCCGGATCCAGGTCGGGGCCGCCGACCGGGGGGACGAGTGGCTCTTCAGCGTCCAGGACAACGGCATCGGCCTGGACCCCCAATATGGGGAACAGATCTTCGAGGTCTTCAAACGCCTCCATTCCCGCCAGGAATATCCCGGCACCGGCATCGGGCTGGCCATCTGCAAGAAGGTGGTCACGCGCCATGGGGGGCGGATCTGGGTGGAATCGAAACCAGGGGAAGGCGCTTGCTTCTATTGGACCCTTCCCAAGATGAAAGGAGGAACGTCATGACAACGGAACATTCAGCGTATCGGCCGTTCCAGGTCCTGATGGTCGAGGACAACGGTGGGGACGTGTTCCTGATGCAGAAGGCCCTGCGGGAGAAAGTTTTGTCCATCCGGGTCGACGTGGTGACCGACGGGGAGGATGGACTGGCCTATCTGCGGCGGGAGGGCAGATTCGAGGATGCCCTCAGGCCCGACCTGGTCCTCCTGGACCTGAACCTTCCGCTCATGGACGGCAGGACCCTTTTGAGGAAAGTGAAGAGGGACCCGGCCTTGCGGGCGATCCCCATCCTGGTCTTCACCAGCTCCTCCCTGGATTCGGACATC
It contains:
- a CDS encoding PAS domain S-box protein translates to MDDGTPPVVKRFWKLPVLAAVYFAAAKWGLTLAFVQANATAVWPPTGIALAALLIGGQRLWPGIFLGAFLANLSTNGTVLTSLAIASGNSLEALLGAALIERWAGGRKALGSFPTLFRFALFGGLIAPVVSATVGVGSLSLAGFSDSALAPDVWLTWWLGDMAGALVVAPPLLLLPPMRWPRPSPGRLAESFVLVVLVVLSVWVLFSGQCGISRDHAPVPFILMPTLLWIAVRYSPFTTSMTVLAVSFLAVGGTQQGFGPFYGPTPNQSLVFLQAFMAIISLTLLALSTAAEERRKVEEELRWSESDLQLKVLVRTEELTRTNLRLEKEAREKEALAQELGASHEKFRLLSEATQEGVVLMDHGLIHGANSTFCRMFGYGLAEVIGRPPTDFVVPEAREAVQENISSHYEGTYPVRGLKKDGTVLDIEVTGRTVRLDGGTARVTAIRDVTERNRQEEEIRKLALLVETSSDFICLTSVDGHMTYLNRAGRDLTGLSRDEDIGQKLHEDFIAPGDVPRLRSEVLATLMEKGSWAGEFELRHFKTGEPLPMHFTAALIRDPASGEPKALAGIGRDTREMKKKDEEIRRTALFMENVQDYVIYFLDPAGKIISWNEGAQRVKGYEAREAIGRDFSIFYTPEDIQAGKPGACLEQAVRRGRVEEEGWRVRKDGTRFWADTILTALRDEKGALKGFAKITRDVTSRKRMEELARSNKELEQFAYVASHDLQEPLRMIASFVQLLAHQYKGKLDAEADEYIGHTVDGVKRMQALIKDLLAYSRLGTTQPFTRVDCGKALEEALRNLDPSLREHHVEVERDPLPEVLGDNNQIVQVFQNLIGNAVKFRSQRSPRIQVGAADRGDEWLFSVQDNGIGLDPQYGEQIFEVFKRLHSRQEYPGTGIGLAICKKVVTRHGGRIWVESKPGEGACFYWTLPKMKGGTS
- a CDS encoding response regulator, which codes for MTTEHSAYRPFQVLMVEDNGGDVFLMQKALREKVLSIRVDVVTDGEDGLAYLRREGRFEDALRPDLVLLDLNLPLMDGRTLLRKVKRDPALRAIPILVFTSSSLDSDIREAYDLDANSYVMKPTDLAGFRRVAEDLSDFWFKRALLPPQES